The Vibrio aphrogenes genomic interval CCAGGGCGAAGACGGGCAAATGGACCAACAGTACAGTTTTCACCAACCGTTGCACCATCAATCACAGTATAAGGACTGATCACGCTGTTATCGTCGATTTCACAGTCTTTTAAAATACAGCCTGCGCCAATAAATACGTTATCACCAATCGAAACATTGCCTTCGATAATCACGTTTACATCGATTTCAACGTCCATACCACATTGAATTTCACCACGTAAATCAAAGCGGTTTGGATCGCGTAGCATCACACCTTGCTCAAGTAGAAATTGTGCCTGCATCGCTTGATAAGCACGTTCTAAGCGCGCTAATTGCGAACGGTCATTCACCCCTTCCACTTCAATTGTATTGGCTGGGTGAACCGCCTCAACGGCACGACCTTCATTATGTGCAGCCGCAATCACGTCGGTTAAGTAATATTCACCTTGGGCATTTTCGTTTTTAAGATTTGATAACCAACGTTTTAAATCACCACCAGTAGCAACCATCACACCGGTGTTGATTTCTTTAATTAATTTTTGCTCTTCTGTGGCATCTTTTTGTTCAACAATTGCAACAACCGGGCCATTCTTACGGATAATACGACCATAACCCATTGGCTTATCAAGAATAACAGTTAAAAGTGCAATCCCACCTGTCGGCTGAGCATCTAATAGGTTTTCAATGGTTTCACTTGAAATTAAGGGCACATCACCATAAAGAATTAATACTTTTTCATCATCAGCAAAATCTGGCGCCGCTTGGTTAACCGCATGACCTGTGCCTAATTGTTCCGCTTGCAACACCCAATTAACCGGCTCATCTTGCAAAGCTTGTTTCATTTGGTCGCCGCCATGACCGTAAACGAGGTGGATATTTTGCGCACCTAAATTGGCACAAGTATCAATCACATGCTTTGCCATCGGACGACCAGCAAGAGTATGCAAGACTTTTGGTTTTTCAGAATACATGCGAGTCCCTTTACCCGCAGCAAGAATAACAGCACTAAAATTCATGAGGATGATCCTATTATTTTCATATTATTGAAATTTTACCCTATTTCGCTGATAAATGACCAAAGTTCATCGGACGAACTTCAACAAAAAACAAAAAAGGCGACCACAGGGCCGCCTTTTATCTACTCTACTAACGCTAAAATTAGCGACGTGATTTACGAGTTAACTCAATAACACGTAGCTGAGCAATTGCTTTCGCTAGATCACTTGCCGCTTGTGCGAAGTCGATATCGCCATGCTGATTATGAATATTCTCTTCAGCTTTGCGTTTGGCTTCTTCAGCCTTAGCTGCATCTAAATCTTCACCACGGATAGCGGTATCAGCCAGTACAGTTGCTGTACCAGGCTGAACTTCTACCATACCACCAGAAACATAAATAATTTCTTCGTGGCCGTGTTGTTTCACTAGACGCACCATGCCAGGCTTAATAGCAGTCAGAAGTGGGGTGTGACCAGGGTAAATCCCTAATTCACCTTCACTACCTGTCACCATGAATGACTCGACCGTACCAGAAAATAATTTTTTCTCTGCACTTACGATGTCTAGGTGAAAAGTCATAGCCATGTTGCCTCCTAATGAGCCTTATCGTTAAGAAACTTACAGCTTCTTAGCTTTCTCAACAGCATCGTCAATCGTACCGCAGTACATGAACGCTTGCTCTGGAATGTCATCGTAATCACCAGCAATCAGACCTTTAAAGCCGCGTAGTGTTTCTTTTAGAGAAACGTACACACCTGGGTCGCCAGTAAATACTTCCGCTACGTGATAAGGCTGAGTTAAGAAACGTTCAATCTTACGAGCACGAGATACGACTTGCTTATCTTCTTCAGAAAGCTCATCCATACCTAGAATCGCGATGATGTCTTTTAGCTCTTTATAACGTTGTAGAGTGGTTTGAACACCTTGTGCTACATCATAGTGCTCTTGACCAACCACAAGAGGATCAAGCATACGAGATGATGAATCCAATGGGTCGATTGCAGGGTATAGACCCATAGCAGCGATGTTACGGTTAAGTACAACCGTTGCATCCAAGTGAGCAAACGTCGTTGCTGGTGATGGGTCAGTTAAGTCATCCGCAGGTACGTAAACCGCCTGAACAGAGGTGATAGAACCTTGTTTAGTCGATGTGATACGTTCTTGTAGAACACCCATTTCTTCAGCAAGTGTTGGCTGATAACCTACCGCAGATGGCATACGACCTAGAAGTGCCGATACCTCTGTTCCCGCAAGGGTATAACGGTAAATGTTATCGATAAACAATAGTACATCACGGCCTTCATCACGGAATTTTTCCGCCATAGTTAGACCGGTCAATGCTACGCGCAGACGGTTACCTGGTGGCTCGTTCATCTGACCGTAAACCATTGCTACTTTTGATTTTTCAGGCTCTTCGATGTTTACAACACCCGCTTCCTGCATTTCAAAGTAGAAGTCGTTACCTTCACGAGTACGCTCACCTACACCAGCAAATACTGATAGACCAGAGTGCTGCAGTGCGATGTTGTTGATAAGTTCCATCATGTTAACGGTCTTACCTACACCCGCACCACCGAATAGACCGATTTTACCACCTTTAGCAAATGGGCAAATCAAGTCGATTACTTTAACACCTGTTTCTAAAAGCTCAGTCACGTTAGACTGCTCTTCATAGCTAGGTGCTGCACGGTGGATACCGTATTTTTCTTCAGCGTTAATTTCACCACGCTCATCGATAGCATCACCTAATACGTTCATGATGCGACCTAGCGTTTGTGTTCCAACTGGTACTGAGATTGGAGCGCCTGTGTTAATCACTTCCAAACCACGACGTAAACCATCAGAGCTACCCATAACGATTGCGCGAACTACGCCACCGCCAAGCTGTTGCTGAACTTCAAGAACAAGACGTTCTTTCGCTTCAGTCACATTCAGGGCATCGTATACACGAGGTACACTTTCCTGTGGGAACTCTACGTCGACTACCGCACCGATGATCTGTACGATCTTACCTGTAGCCATCGTTAAATCCTCTAAACTATTTAAATACCTAAGCACTAAAATTTAATAACCATGCGTCTAATAAAAAGACTAAACTGCTGCCGCACCTGACACGATTTCAGACAACTCTTGTGTAATCGCTGTTTGACGAGCTTTGTTGTACACAAGTTGTAAATCATCAATCAAGTTGCTGGCATTATCTGTTGCAGCTTTCATAGCAACCATTCGCGCCGCTTGCTCACAAGCAAGGTTTTCCACCACACCTTGATACACTTGAGACTCAACATAGCGCTTCAATAATGTATCGAGTAATGGTTTTGGCTCGGGTTCATAAATATAATCCCAAGAATGAGTGCGTTTCATGTCATCGCTATCTGATTTAGGCAGAGGTAGCAATTGATCGATCTTTGGTTCTTGAACCATGGTATTCACAAATTTATTGAATACCACGTAAAGGCGATCTAACTCACCTTCATCATATTTCTTCAGCATTACGCCAACACTACCAATCAAAGCTTCAAGGCTAGGTTCATCACCTAAACCTGAAATTTGAGCAGAGATTTTAGCGCCTGCACTTTTGAAAAAGGCCGTGGCTTTTGAGCCAATCACAGCAACTTCAACTGCTGCACCTTTATCAGACCAACCTTTCATGTCAGTAACGGCTTTCTTAAACAGGTTAATGTTTAAGCCACCACACAGACCACGGTCAGTAGAAATAATGATATAACCAACTTTTTTAGCTTCACGCTCCTCGAGATAAGGATGTCTATACTCAAGGTTAGCGTTGGCTACGTGACCGATCACTTTACGCATTGTTTGTGCATATGGACGAGAAGATTCCATTGCGTCTTGCGAACGACGCATTTTAGAAGCTGCTACCATTTCCATTGCTTTCGTAATTTTTTGTGTGCTTTTCACACTACCAATTTTGGTACGAATTTCTTTTGCGCCGGCCATCGTTCTTCTCCGTTTATGAAGAGCCCATTAATGGATATTCGCGATAGGTGATGCGACATCTCGATTTAGGTTGTTATCACCACAAATCAACATCGAAAACATCACCTACGAATTACCAGGTCTGGGTTGCTTTGAAGTCATCGACTAACTTTTTCAGTTTCGCTTCGATGTCATCGTTATAAGCACCCGTTTTGTTGATTTCAGTTGCGAAATCAGCATATTGACCATGAGCGTACGACAGTAGTGCAGACTCGAAATCCGCTAGCTTGTTAAGCTCAACATCGTCAAGATAACCACGCTCAGCAGAGAAAATCACAAGTGCTTGGTCAAAGACAGATAATGGAGCATATTGTTTCTGCTTCATTAATTCAGTCACTTTTTGACCATGGTTTAGCTGCTTCTTAGTCGCGGCGTCAAGATCAGATGAGAACTGAGCAAATGCTGCAAGTTCACGATACTGTGCCAATGCAGTACGAATACCACCAGACAGTTTCTTAATGATCTTAGTTTGCGCTGAACCACCTACACGAGATACCGAAATACCAGGGTCAACCGCAGGGCGAACACCAGCATTAAATAGCTCAGTTTGTAGGAAGATCTGACCATCGGTAATCGAGATTACGTTCGTTGGTACGAATGCAGATACGTCACCCGCTTGAGTTTCAATGATAGGCAATGCTGTCAAAGAACCCGTCTTACCTTTCACTTCACCGTTAGTGAAACGTTCTACGTAATCTTCGTTTACACGAGCTGCACGCTCTAGTAGACGAGAGTGAAGGTAGAATACATCACCAGGGAAAGCTTCACGGCCAGGTGGACGTTTTAGAAGTAGAGAAATTTGACGGTAAGCAACCGCTTGTTTTGATAGATCATCATAAACAATCAGTGCATCTTCACCGCGGTCACGGAAATATTCACCCATCGCACAACCAGAGTATGGTGCTAGGTATTGCAGTGCCGCAGATTCTGACGCCGATGCGACTACCACGATAGTGTTAGCAAGTGCACCATGCTCTTCTAATTTACGCACTACGTTAGCGATTGTTGAGGCTTTTTGGCCAATCGCAACATAGATAGAGTAAATACCCGAATCTCTTTGGTTGATAATGGCATCAATAGCCATCGCGGTTTTACCAGTCTGACGGTCACCGATGATAAGTTCACGTTGACCACGACCGATTGGGATCATTGAGTCAACAGACTTATAACCTGTTTGAACAGGCTGATCTACTGACTTACGATCGATAACCCCTGGTGCAATCACTTCTACAGGAGAAGTCAATTTTGCTTCAATAGGGCCTTTACCATCGATAGGTTGACCTAGTGTGTTAACCACACGGCCTAACATCTCTGGACCAACAGGTACTTCAAGAATACGACCTGTACCTGTTACTTTCATCCCTTCTTGAAGGTCTGAGTAAGGTCCCATTACTACCGCACCAACCGAGTCACGCTCAAGGTTAAGTGCGAGAGCAAAACGACCACCAGGTAGTTCAATCATTTCACCCTGCATCACGTCAGCTAGACCGTGGATGCGGATAATACCATCGCTTACTGAAACGATAGTACCTTCATTGCGAGCTTCACTAACAACGTCAAATTTTTCAATACGCTGCTTGATCAGATCGCTAATTTCTGTGGAATTAAGTTGCATGCTCCAATCCCCATTAAGACATTAATGCGTCACTCAAACGGTTCAAACGACCGCGAGTTGAGTTGTCGATTATTAAGTCTCCGGCTCGAATAATAACTCCACTAAGTAGAGTCTCATCTACACTGCAATTCAGCTTTACTTTACGTTCAAGACGCTGCTCAAGTTTGCTGCTGATTTCTGCTAATTGTGCTTCGGTTAGTTCTTTTGCAGAAGTAACCACAACATCAATTTGATTTTCAGATTCTTTTTTTAGAATCAAAAATTCATCACAGATTTCAGGAAGGGCTTTTAATCGGCCATTCTCTGCCAAAACTCGAATAAAGTTTTGACCGTGTTCATCAAACTCAGCGCAAATTGAAACAAAGATATCGGCTAATTGGTCAGCCGCAACTGACTTATTCAATAAGCTAGTGACATCTTCATTTTTTGCGACTTCGGCAGCGAAAGCGAGCATTTCAGACCATGGTCCAAGTGCTTCTTTCTCGACCGCAAATTCAAAAGCTGCTTTAGCATAGGGGCGTGCGATTGTAGTCAAATCAGACATATGCTGCCCCTCTAGTTACAATTTTGCAGTAATTTCGTTGAGAATATCTTGGTGTGCGTTTTCGTCGATTGAACGCTCCAGGATTTTCTCAGCACCGGCGATCGCTAATACAGCGACTTGCTTACGAAGCTCATCACGAGCGCGATTACGTTCAGTTTCAAGTTCAGCTCGGCCTTGATCTAAGATCTTTTGACGCTCAGCTTGAGCTTCAATTTGGCTTTCTTCTAAAATTTGACTCTTACGCTTATTCGCTTGATCGATGATCTCAGCAGCGGCTTTTTTGGCTTCTTTCAATTTATCAGAAGCATTAGCTTGTGCCAGGCTCAAGTCTTTAGCTGCGCGGTCAGCGGCTGCTAAACCATCAGCAATATTTTTCTGACGGTTTTCAATTGCTGCCATCAGTGGTGGCCATACATACTTCATGCAGAACCACACGAATAGCACAAACGCTATCGCTTGACCTAACAGAGTTGCGTTCATATTCACCGCATACTCTCCTTTGTTTGCAATTTAAAAACAAATACCGGGGAAAATTCTATCCGGCGACCGCAAACATCACATATAGACCTAGACCAACAGCGATCATAGGAATCGCATCCACAAGGCCCATTACGATGAAGAACTGAGTACGTAGTAGAGGGATTAGATCAGGTTGGCGTGCTGCACCTTCTAGGAATTTACCACCTAGCATACCGATACCGATAGCCGCACCGATTGCTGCTAGACCCATCATGATAGCCGCAGCGATGTACAGCAGATCCATGTTTAAGTTTTCCATTTATAACTCCAAGTTTTATCTGAATGTTATGTAAAAAATTTTTAATTAATGTTCTTCTGATGCTTGAGATAAATACACTATCGTCAAAATCATAAAGATAAATGCCTGTAGGGTGATTATTAAGATGTGGAAAATCGCCCATGGCACGGAAAGAAGCCATTGAGACCACCAAGGCAGAAGCCCTGCAATCAAAATGAAAATCAACTCACCTGCATACATGTTACCGAATAAACGCAGTCCTAATGAGACTGGCTTAGCCAATAACGTTACACCTTCGAGCACTAGGTTAATTGGAATGAAAGCCCAGTGGTTGAAAGGTTGTAAGCCCAGCTCTTTAGCAAACCCACTAATGCCTTTTATCTTAATGCTGTAATACAGAATCAAAATAAATACCCCTAATGACATAGACATCGTAATGTTTACATCAGCAGTAGGTACGACACGTAGATAAGGAATACCAAGAAGTGTGGCAGTATGAGGAAGAAAATCGACCGGAATAAGATCCATTAGGTTCATTAGGAAAATCCATCCGAAGACGGTTAACGCTAATGGAGCCACTAATGCATTCTTTCCATGGAAAATATCTTTTACTGAGGCATCAACAAACTCAACGACCATTTCTACAAAGCATTGAAGCTTACCTGGTACGCCGCTAGTGGCTTTTTGACCAACGCGATAAAAGACCCACAGCATCAAACCGCCCAACAAGAACGATACGATCAATGAATCAATATTAAACGTCCAGAATCCGCTACCTGCTTGAAGGTTATGTAGATGGTGTGAGATGTACTCCTGAGGAGTTAATTCACCTGAACCAGCCATTAGATATCCTGTCTAATTACGTTTGATAAAACCAACTGACATAATGCATTGCACAACAAAGGCCAATATATAGCCGCTGAAGAAGGTGATAAGGTGCACTTCCGTGTATTTAAAACAATACACAAATAGAGCGCCGGTAATCACAAACTTATACGCTAAGCTTACATAGGCTTTCGCCATAACTTTTGCTGCCGTATCCGCTCCAGGCTTGTCTAAATACAAACGCGTTACGATATACGGGATGCAGTACACCAGCCCCCCATAAATGGCAGATTTCGCTGCCATCTCTCCCTGAACATACAGACTGATTAAGCTCAAAGCGCCAACCACAATAAACTGAGTTAAAACTAAAAAATACATTCTATTTACACCCAATTACATTTATTTTTGGCTCAGTTGTATGCGCAGAACATACTACACCTTACTTTGCCTGTATGACAGAAGATAGCAAGGTGCAAAATGATTATTTTTACATTCTGTTAATTGTTTAGCGATATTCTAATAACAGAGTTAATTTCTATCCAAGTTTGTGTTAAAGAGAGCATATAAATGCTCTATATCCTCAAAATCAATGGTAATTTTGCCTTTACCTTTAGCATTACGCTTAATAACAACTTTTGTCCCGAATTGCTCAGATAATTTGTCAGACAACCCTTTAGCAGGAATATCTTCTGCAATAACCTTAGGTTCTTTGGGTTCTAAATGTTTTTTCACTAAAGCTTCAGTTTGTCTAACGGTTAATTTCTTAGCAACCACAATTTTTGCAACATTACTTTGATCAGCAAAATCGAGAGAAAGCAGTGCTCTAGCATGCCCCATTTCTAACTTTTTTGATATAACGCAATGCTTTACTTCGTCATCAAGCGTATTAAGACGTAGCAAATTTGTGACCGCAGTACGCGACTTACCGATCGCATCTGCTACTTGCTGATGAGTTAATTCAAACTCTTTTTGCAACCTTTCTAAAGCTTGAGCTTCTTCAATCGCATTCAAATTTTCACGTTGAATATTTTCAATAAGAGCCATCGCAATTGCAGCACGGTCTTGAACATTCTTAATTACGCAAGGAATTTGAGTTAACCCTGCCAATTTAGCGGCACGCCAGCGACGTTCGCCCGCAATAATTTCATACTGAGAATCGTTAATTTTACGGACAACAACAGGTTGAATAATGCCTTGAGTGCGAATGGAGGCAGAGAGTTCTTCGAGAGCTTCAGGTTGAATATCTTTTCTTGGTTGATATTTACCAGGAGAGAGTTGAGAAATGGAAATGTCAGCCAGCTGGCCTTCTGAAGATAAAGCTTGGCTTTGTGCCACTTTTTGTTGTTTTTCTCTCGCCAATGAACTGGTCGAAAGTAGGGCATCAAGACCTTTACCTAAACCGCGTTTAGACATCTTAGGATTATCCTTTCTTTCTTTTTATATAATAATATTAATCACATTAAGCTATCGCCGCTTGAGCTTCCTCTCGACGTAACATCTCACCTGCCAAAGCAAGATAAGCTTTTGAACCTGCTGAATATTTATCGTAATACATGGCAGGCTTACCATGACTCGGTGCCTCGGCAAGTCGGACGTTACGAGGAATCACTGTTCGATACATTTTATCCCCGAAATGCTTCTTCAATTGTTCAGAAACATCATTAGATAAACGATTTCGAGGATCAAACATGGTACGTAAAATACCTTCGATTTTTAAATCATGATTAACGACGGCAGCTAATTTACTGATGGTATCCATTAAAGCCGTTAAGCCTTCTAACGCAAAGTATTCACATTGCATTGGCACTAAGACCGAATGAGAAGCCGCCATGGCATTAATGGTTAATAGGTTTAATGAAGGAGGGCAATCGATAAAAATATAATCATAGTGCTCGCAAACTGGAGCTAAGGCATTTTTGAGACGTAATTCACGGGCAAACACTTCCATGAGCTTGATTTCAGCGGCCGTCACATCACCATTGGCAGCAATTAAATCATAGTCTGCCGGTGTATTGCGACAAACCACCTCATCGAAAGGTGTTTGTTCAACCAATAAATCGTAAGCCGTGTAATCGAGGTCATATTTATCGACCCCACTCGCCATCGTGGCATTGCCTTGAGGATCAAGATCAATAACTAAGACGTTTCTTTTGGTTGCGGCCATAGACGCTGCAAGGTTAACGCACGTGGTCGTTTTCCCTACTCCGCCTTTTTGGTTAGCAATTGAAATGATTTTCCCCACGATAACCCCGTTATAATCCTTTTTTTCCCAAAACGATTAAGTGACGATCACCTTCTAATTCAGGTACTTGCAAAACATGAATATCCGATACCGTTAAAGTATCAGGCAATAAAGCTATCTCATCTTCCGGTAATTGTCCCTTCAGAGCAAGAAAAACCCCATTTTCCGTTTTTGGCAAATGATGGCACCATTCAACCATATCTAACATAGAAGCAAAAGCACGGCTGATCACCCCATCATATCCCACTTCCGGTTGATACTCTTCAACACGGCTTTGCATTGGCTCAACATTCTCAATACCAAGCTCGTGTAGGACTTGTTTAATAAAGCGAATACGCTTACCTAAACTATCGAGTAATGTGAAATGATAATCTGGATTTAAAATCGCTAATGGAATCCCCGGTAAACCAGGGCCCGTACCAACATCAATAAAACGTTCACCATTAAGATATGGGCTAACAACAATACTGTCCATAATATGTTTAATCAACATATCCATTGGATTACGAACTGATGTTAGATTATAGGCTTTATTCCATTTATCTAATAACACCACATAACCAACTAATTGATTTCTTTGTAGTTCAGAAACCTCTAGTGTGGTTTGGGATAATAAAGCATCCAGTTTTTCTCTCAATGCTGAATTGATTAAAGTGGGATTCACGCAGCATCTCCCTTCTTCAATTGGCCATATTTCTTCAAATGGACAAGTAAAATTGAGATAGCCGCCGGTGTAATACCCGAAATACGAGAAGCAATTCCTATGGTTTCCGGTTTAGCATTATTCAGTTTAAGTACCACTTCATTAGATAAACCTTTCACTTGGGTATAATCTAAATCCATTGGCAACTTGGTATTTTCATGACGAAGTGATTTTTCAATTTCTTCTTTTTGACGTTGAATGTAGCCTTCGTATTTCACTTGGATCTCAACTTGCTCAGTGGCTTCAGGATCATCGATATTTGAAGCAAACTGTTGTAAAGAGATCAACTTGTCATACGTCATTTCTGGACGACGCAGAAGATCTTCACCATTAGCTTCACGAGCAATTGGCGTCTTCAATAATTGATTTAATTCATCAACATTTGTCGATTTTGGATTAACCCAAGTTTCTTTTAAACGTTGACGTTCAAGCTCCATATTTTCAACTTTTTGATTGAAACGAGCCCAACGAGCATCATCGATTAAACCTAGTTCACGTCCTTTTTCAGTTAAACGTAAGTCGGCATTATCTTCACGTAATAACAAACGATATTCGGCACGAGAAGTAAACATGCGATAAGGTTCTTTAGTACCTATGGTGGATAAATCATCAATCAATACCCCCATGTAAGCCTCATCACGACGTGGGCTCCAAGATTCTTTACCTTGAGTAAATAACGAAGCGTTAAGACCGGCCATTAAACCTTGTGCTGCCGCTTCTTCATAACCTGTGGTGCCATTTATTTGACCGGCGAAGAACAAACCAGAGATGAATTTGGTTTCATAACTTTGCTTAAGATCGCGAGGGTCAAAGAAATCATACTCAATGGCGTAACCTGGGCGCATGATTTGCGCATTTTCAAAGCCTTTCATCGATTGAACGATTTTAACTTGTACGTCAAATGGTAAGCTGGTTGAAATCCCATTTGGATATAATTCTGTCGTGGTTAGACCTTCTGGTTCAATAAAGATCTGATGGCTATTTTTATCGGCAAAGCGCATCACTTTATCTTCAATTGAAGGGCAATAACGAGGTCCAATACCTTCGATCACACCAGAATACATAGGGCTACGATCTAAGTTATTACGGATCACATCATGTGTTTTTTCATTGGTATGAGTAATGAAACATGGAATTTGAGCCGGATGATCGCTGGCTTTACCCATAAAAGAAAAAACAGGGGTTGGGTTGTCACCATATTGTTTTTCTAAACTGGCTAAATCGACTGTGCGCGCATCAATTCGTGGTGGTGTCCCTGTTTTTAGACGATCGACACGGAATGGTAATGCACGTAAACGATCCGCAAGAGCGATAGACGGTGGATCGCCTGCACGGCCACCTGAGAAGTTTTCTAGACCAATATGAATCTTACCACCAAGGAAAGTACCAACAGTCAGTACAACTGCTTTGGCTTTGAATTTGAGCCCCATTTGGGTGACCACACCGGTCACTTGATCGTGTTCAACGATCAAATCGTCCACTGCTTGCTGAAAAAGAGTCAAGTTAGGTTGATTTTCTAAAGTGGTTCTTACCGCATGTTTGTATAACAATCGATCCGCTTGAGCACGGGTAGCACGTACCGCTGGGCCTTTTGATGCGTTTAATGTTCTAAATTGAATCCCTGCTTTATCAATAGCCTGGGCCATTAATCCACCAAGAGCATCCACTTCTTTGACTAAATGTCCTTTACCAATCCCACCAATGGCTGGGTTACAAGACATTTGTCCTAATGTATCAATATTATGAGTGAGCAGTAGTGTTTTTTGGCCTGTACGAGCAGACGCAAGAGCAGCTTCCGTTCCTGCATGACCACCACCAACGACGATGACGTCAAAGTTTTCGTGATAAAACAT includes:
- the mnmG gene encoding tRNA uridine-5-carboxymethylaminomethyl(34) synthesis enzyme MnmG, coding for MFYHENFDVIVVGGGHAGTEAALASARTGQKTLLLTHNIDTLGQMSCNPAIGGIGKGHLVKEVDALGGLMAQAIDKAGIQFRTLNASKGPAVRATRAQADRLLYKHAVRTTLENQPNLTLFQQAVDDLIVEHDQVTGVVTQMGLKFKAKAVVLTVGTFLGGKIHIGLENFSGGRAGDPPSIALADRLRALPFRVDRLKTGTPPRIDARTVDLASLEKQYGDNPTPVFSFMGKASDHPAQIPCFITHTNEKTHDVIRNNLDRSPMYSGVIEGIGPRYCPSIEDKVMRFADKNSHQIFIEPEGLTTTELYPNGISTSLPFDVQVKIVQSMKGFENAQIMRPGYAIEYDFFDPRDLKQSYETKFISGLFFAGQINGTTGYEEAAAQGLMAGLNASLFTQGKESWSPRRDEAYMGVLIDDLSTIGTKEPYRMFTSRAEYRLLLREDNADLRLTEKGRELGLIDDARWARFNQKVENMELERQRLKETWVNPKSTNVDELNQLLKTPIAREANGEDLLRRPEMTYDKLISLQQFASNIDDPEATEQVEIQVKYEGYIQRQKEEIEKSLRHENTKLPMDLDYTQVKGLSNEVVLKLNNAKPETIGIASRISGITPAAISILLVHLKKYGQLKKGDAA
- the rsmG gene encoding 16S rRNA (guanine(527)-N(7))-methyltransferase RsmG, translating into MNPTLINSALREKLDALLSQTTLEVSELQRNQLVGYVVLLDKWNKAYNLTSVRNPMDMLIKHIMDSIVVSPYLNGERFIDVGTGPGLPGIPLAILNPDYHFTLLDSLGKRIRFIKQVLHELGIENVEPMQSRVEEYQPEVGYDGVISRAFASMLDMVEWCHHLPKTENGVFLALKGQLPEDEIALLPDTLTVSDIHVLQVPELEGDRHLIVLGKKGL
- a CDS encoding ParA family protein, with the protein product MGKIISIANQKGGVGKTTTCVNLAASMAATKRNVLVIDLDPQGNATMASGVDKYDLDYTAYDLLVEQTPFDEVVCRNTPADYDLIAANGDVTAAEIKLMEVFARELRLKNALAPVCEHYDYIFIDCPPSLNLLTINAMAASHSVLVPMQCEYFALEGLTALMDTISKLAAVVNHDLKIEGILRTMFDPRNRLSNDVSEQLKKHFGDKMYRTVIPRNVRLAEAPSHGKPAMYYDKYSAGSKAYLALAGEMLRREEAQAAIA
- a CDS encoding ParB/RepB/Spo0J family partition protein; protein product: MSKRGLGKGLDALLSTSSLAREKQQKVAQSQALSSEGQLADISISQLSPGKYQPRKDIQPEALEELSASIRTQGIIQPVVVRKINDSQYEIIAGERRWRAAKLAGLTQIPCVIKNVQDRAAIAMALIENIQRENLNAIEEAQALERLQKEFELTHQQVADAIGKSRTAVTNLLRLNTLDDEVKHCVISKKLEMGHARALLSLDFADQSNVAKIVVAKKLTVRQTEALVKKHLEPKEPKVIAEDIPAKGLSDKLSEQFGTKVVIKRNAKGKGKITIDFEDIEHLYALFNTNLDRN